A genomic segment from Paenibacillus sp. FSL K6-1096 encodes:
- a CDS encoding class I SAM-dependent methyltransferase, with translation MLKSLQAIEAYREGKQIAGTEAPWLEYIVQAEQTIVNLERVESLQSLEQQNPVLDYVERSLRVLDSLPLSYWIKELAEETLVWSETAKGGTVRQRRGWQAEGINIFVHNIGSAQLYRRYAEGLKQEAAGSREKRLVVHTLIETHGLIGQQIRGEVPPAVNLPLSGLVEHGLLSADELERLLFALNHCIISAVSPELWQEVRPRVMELIAVIAAGKLVLEVPMKERLRRMRAGSIAQGEDYEAEWDRLLQEGFLPDTLEPLQPMTFWYVESALQTFSLEQFLKVMSLVAGSRPQEVSHLSFEAVMNSIYYDYKGSKKINVYKKRIIEKYLAELSWEEIYSGKTPSGSNPHLVHRLLRKEHLPDTLFFQFEFSPAAEKLIEFCMEAEKSALYERAVLLLFDLFGLRRDAFDRFHNEDTYLSQMNDTADYKAVILDYVTGRKVLDIGPGGGVLLDLIEERMPEAVPVGIDISSNVIEALRQRKQREGRRWEVLQGDALNLKDYVEPGTVDTVIFSSILHELYSYVPLGGQKFNHDTVAAALASAFGVLADGGAIIIRDGIMSEPEDELRRVRFLEADGMAWLERYAEDFAGRPIRYEKLGPQEVRLPVNDAMEFLYTYTWGEEAYIHEVQEQFGYFTPSQYAAFIVQTLGDRAKIEVFRHYLQEGYTEALENRVVMMDDNGQSVPLPDSTCFIVIRKEAS, from the coding sequence ATGCTGAAATCATTGCAGGCTATTGAAGCATACCGTGAAGGGAAGCAGATTGCCGGAACAGAGGCTCCGTGGCTGGAGTACATTGTACAGGCAGAGCAGACGATTGTGAATCTGGAGCGGGTGGAGTCGCTGCAGTCGCTGGAGCAGCAGAATCCGGTGCTGGATTATGTAGAGCGGAGTCTGCGGGTGTTGGACAGCCTGCCGCTGTCCTACTGGATTAAGGAGCTGGCGGAGGAGACGCTGGTCTGGTCAGAGACGGCCAAGGGCGGCACGGTCCGGCAGCGCCGGGGCTGGCAGGCGGAAGGCATTAATATCTTCGTTCATAATATCGGCTCCGCCCAGTTGTACCGCAGGTATGCGGAGGGGCTGAAGCAGGAGGCGGCAGGCTCCAGGGAGAAAAGACTGGTTGTACATACACTGATCGAAACGCACGGGCTGATCGGCCAACAGATCCGCGGCGAGGTGCCGCCCGCCGTCAATCTTCCCTTATCCGGGCTGGTGGAGCACGGCCTGCTGAGTGCAGATGAGCTGGAGCGGCTGCTGTTCGCACTGAATCACTGCATTATCTCGGCGGTATCCCCGGAGCTGTGGCAGGAGGTCCGCCCCCGGGTGATGGAGCTGATTGCCGTCATCGCCGCCGGGAAGCTGGTGCTGGAAGTGCCGATGAAGGAGCGCCTGCGCCGGATGCGCGCCGGGTCGATTGCACAGGGCGAGGACTACGAAGCGGAATGGGACCGGCTGCTGCAGGAGGGCTTCCTCCCGGATACTCTGGAGCCGCTCCAGCCCATGACCTTCTGGTATGTGGAATCGGCGCTGCAGACCTTCTCGCTGGAGCAGTTCCTGAAGGTGATGAGCCTGGTGGCCGGAAGCCGCCCGCAGGAGGTGAGCCATCTCAGCTTCGAGGCGGTCATGAACAGCATTTATTATGATTATAAGGGCAGCAAGAAGATCAACGTGTACAAGAAACGGATTATTGAGAAATACCTCGCGGAGCTGAGCTGGGAGGAGATCTATAGCGGAAAGACGCCTTCCGGCAGCAATCCGCATCTGGTGCACCGGCTGTTGCGGAAGGAGCATCTGCCGGATACGCTGTTCTTCCAGTTCGAATTCTCCCCGGCAGCGGAGAAGCTGATCGAATTCTGCATGGAGGCCGAGAAGTCGGCGCTGTATGAACGGGCCGTCCTGCTGCTGTTCGACCTGTTCGGTCTGCGGCGGGATGCCTTCGACCGCTTCCATAATGAGGACACCTACTTAAGCCAGATGAATGATACGGCAGATTATAAGGCGGTCATTCTGGACTACGTGACCGGGCGGAAGGTGCTGGACATCGGTCCCGGCGGCGGGGTGCTGCTGGACCTGATTGAAGAACGGATGCCGGAGGCTGTGCCGGTGGGCATTGATATCTCCAGCAATGTAATCGAAGCGCTGCGGCAGCGCAAGCAGCGGGAGGGCCGCCGCTGGGAGGTGCTCCAGGGGGATGCGCTGAATCTGAAGGATTACGTGGAGCCGGGGACGGTGGATACAGTGATTTTCTCATCGATTCTGCATGAGCTGTATTCCTATGTGCCGCTGGGCGGGCAGAAGTTCAATCATGACACGGTGGCGGCAGCGCTGGCCAGCGCCTTCGGGGTTCTGGCGGACGGCGGGGCGATCATTATCCGCGACGGGATTATGAGCGAGCCGGAGGATGAGCTGCGCCGGGTACGGTTCCTGGAGGCGGACGGGATGGCGTGGCTGGAGCGGTATGCGGAGGATTTTGCCGGACGGCCTATCCGTTACGAGAAGCTTGGCCCGCAGGAGGTCCGCCTGCCGGTGAATGATGCTATGGAATTCCTGTATACCTACACCTGGGGGGAAGAAGCCTACATCCATGAGGTTCAGGAGCAGTTCGGTTACTTCACTCCGTCGCAGTACGCGGCATTCATTGTGCAGACGCTGGGAGACCGCGCGAAGATTGAGGTGTTCCGCCACTACCTGCAGGAGGGGTACACGGAGGCGCTGGAGAACAGGGTGGTTATGATGGACGATAACGGGCAGTCTGTGCCTTTGCCGGACAGCACATGCTTTATTGTAATCCGTAAGGAGGCAAGCTGA
- a CDS encoding HAMP domain-containing sensor histidine kinase, whose product MYLAIAIIAVLAAVCILVVYLLQRQSMIQVRRQLTEWESSSLQHLHVKLPLPGKEMEKLIVALNRLLDQRQRERVIHQSRERAVKEEIANLSHDLRTPLTSMQGYAHLLKDPLASEAERQQYLEIIIHKMAVMNNIVEAFYELSSIDSGDTPLDSQPVYLYSLLSEVILAFHPDLTQKGIEVQLHLDENVKAIPLDEKAMIRIFSNVLQNVLRYGKNRLTVSLYTEEQQVKLKFANDTEHIRRADLPRLFERTYTSDPSRSSGQLGLGLAIVKQLVERQGGTIGAALNGGEFELFIAFGEK is encoded by the coding sequence ATGTATCTTGCTATAGCCATCATTGCCGTTCTAGCCGCTGTATGTATACTCGTTGTGTATCTGCTGCAGCGGCAGAGCATGATTCAAGTACGGCGGCAATTGACGGAGTGGGAGTCGTCTTCCCTGCAGCACCTCCATGTCAAGCTGCCTCTGCCCGGGAAGGAGATGGAGAAGCTCATCGTGGCCCTTAACCGGCTGCTGGATCAGCGCCAGAGAGAGCGGGTGATCCACCAGTCGAGAGAGCGCGCCGTGAAGGAAGAGATCGCCAATCTGTCCCATGATCTGCGGACTCCGCTTACGTCCATGCAGGGATATGCCCATCTGTTGAAAGATCCCCTGGCTTCCGAGGCCGAGCGGCAGCAGTATTTGGAGATTATCATACATAAGATGGCGGTCATGAACAATATTGTCGAAGCGTTCTACGAATTGTCCAGTATAGACTCGGGGGACACTCCTTTGGACAGCCAGCCGGTCTATCTCTACAGCCTGCTGAGCGAAGTGATTCTGGCGTTTCATCCGGACCTTACGCAGAAGGGCATCGAGGTGCAGCTTCATCTGGATGAGAATGTCAAGGCCATCCCCCTGGATGAGAAAGCCATGATCCGCATCTTCTCCAATGTGCTCCAGAATGTGCTCCGGTACGGCAAGAACCGCTTAACCGTCTCCCTGTATACGGAAGAGCAGCAGGTGAAGCTGAAGTTCGCCAATGATACGGAGCATATCCGCAGGGCAGATCTGCCCAGGCTGTTCGAGCGGACGTACACCAGCGATCCTTCGCGGTCAAGCGGCCAGCTCGGTCTGGGACTCGCCATTGTGAAGCAACTGGTGGAGAGGCAGGGAGGCACGATTGGAGCCGCTTTGAACGGCGGAGAGTTTGAATTGTTTATTGCATTTGGGGAAAAGTGA
- a CDS encoding nuclear transport factor 2 family protein has product MNQHVTLPIEVQDFYNAVNQYQPEAFIDLFAPGAVVKNNGKTAEGTEAIAAWGESELFSAKVRFTIMDIEEAGGRIAVTAEMEGEFNKNRVPAPQQFRHEFKVQGGKISSLHITLQQDQ; this is encoded by the coding sequence ATGAACCAGCATGTTACCTTGCCGATTGAGGTACAGGACTTCTACAACGCCGTGAACCAATACCAGCCGGAGGCGTTCATCGATTTGTTCGCACCCGGTGCTGTGGTGAAGAATAACGGGAAGACGGCAGAGGGCACCGAGGCTATAGCGGCCTGGGGAGAATCCGAGCTATTCTCGGCCAAGGTCCGCTTCACCATTATGGACATTGAAGAAGCCGGAGGCCGCATTGCCGTGACCGCTGAGATGGAGGGCGAGTTCAACAAGAACCGCGTCCCTGCCCCACAGCAGTTCCGGCATGAATTCAAGGTGCAGGGTGGCAAAATCAGCTCGTTACACATTACGCTACAGCAGGATCAGTAG
- a CDS encoding HAMP domain-containing sensor histidine kinase → MIKSLYTRVVLTFLVSVIGGTVISFYLAIWIYRDQLNENLQVSLLRFAQDIVRIYESFPLNEADKFVSGMKQLETYHVRIYDENGGVQSYGGPDGMKLETVTAEQLKQVLAGSIVQVNPTGISISLLGLQLMTDTGKKALFVEPVGPPSGTFVIKWLLNFAVYSLVTGSLFILVAAVFLVRPIKKLTAATRRIAAGDFNVKLNIKQNGELGTLARSFEEMTQDLQQLEQLRRDFVSNVSHEVQSPLTSISGYARALKQMDIPESERNRYLDIIIGEAERMSKMSDSLLKLSLLESQSRQLQFTTFSLDEQIRRVILALQPQWSSRGITFELDLEAGTLTGDADQLNQVWMNLLGNSIKFSGDGGVISVHAWQDYKGVTVRVSDTGIGISPEDQKRIFERFFKADRSHSRKYNGSGMGLAIVKQIILLHQGDIRVESELGAGTSFIVTLPLNTPAN, encoded by the coding sequence ATGATCAAATCCCTCTATACCCGCGTGGTTTTGACCTTCCTGGTCTCCGTAATCGGGGGGACGGTGATCTCCTTCTATCTGGCGATATGGATCTATAGGGATCAATTGAACGAGAATCTGCAGGTTTCCCTGTTGCGCTTTGCGCAAGATATCGTGCGGATCTATGAGAGCTTCCCGCTCAATGAAGCTGACAAATTCGTAAGCGGCATGAAGCAGCTTGAGACCTACCATGTACGGATTTACGATGAGAACGGCGGGGTTCAATCTTACGGCGGGCCTGACGGAATGAAGCTGGAGACCGTCACTGCGGAGCAATTGAAGCAGGTGCTGGCCGGCAGCATCGTTCAGGTTAATCCGACCGGCATCTCGATTAGCCTGCTGGGGCTGCAATTAATGACGGATACGGGAAAAAAGGCATTGTTCGTCGAGCCTGTCGGCCCGCCGTCCGGCACTTTTGTGATCAAATGGCTGCTGAATTTCGCGGTGTATTCGCTGGTAACCGGCAGTCTGTTCATTCTGGTGGCAGCGGTGTTCCTGGTCCGGCCGATCAAGAAGCTGACCGCCGCAACCCGCCGGATTGCCGCCGGAGACTTCAACGTGAAGCTGAATATCAAGCAGAACGGGGAGCTGGGCACCCTCGCCCGCAGCTTCGAAGAGATGACGCAAGATCTGCAGCAGCTGGAGCAGCTGCGCCGTGACTTCGTGTCGAATGTATCCCATGAGGTGCAGTCGCCGCTGACCTCCATCTCCGGGTATGCGCGGGCGCTGAAGCAGATGGATATCCCGGAGAGTGAGCGCAACCGGTATCTGGATATCATCATCGGCGAAGCAGAACGGATGTCCAAGATGAGCGACAGTCTGCTGAAGCTAAGCCTGCTGGAATCACAGTCCCGGCAGCTGCAGTTCACCACCTTCAGCCTGGATGAACAGATCAGAAGGGTGATCCTGGCCCTGCAGCCGCAGTGGTCCTCCCGGGGCATCACCTTCGAGCTTGATCTGGAGGCCGGTACACTGACGGGGGATGCAGACCAGTTGAATCAGGTCTGGATGAACCTGCTGGGGAACAGCATCAAGTTCTCCGGGGATGGGGGAGTGATAAGTGTTCATGCGTGGCAGGATTACAAAGGTGTGACCGTTCGTGTGTCCGACACCGGCATCGGGATTAGCCCAGAGGACCAGAAGCGGATCTTCGAGCGCTTCTTCAAGGCGGACCGCTCCCATAGCCGGAAGTATAACGGCAGCGGAATGGGACTGGCCATCGTGAAGCAGATTATTCTGCTGCATCAAGGGGATATCCGGGTCGAGAGTGAGCTTGGCGCAGGCACAAGCTTCATTGTCACGCTGCCGCTTAATACACCGGCGAATTAG
- a CDS encoding response regulator transcription factor, which yields MNNANLSVLVVEDDADINRLLCRMLTGEGLNAVPAFSGSEASLRMSLEDYQLILMDLMLPGITGESLIAQIRAQSTVPIIVISAKSALEDKVSLLRLGADDYITKPFDQEEVLARVYAQLRRLQYSPAAGSDGEILKVRGLVMDKQRREVRLEDRVLALTKYEFELLAVLMSRPDHIFSKSELYRQIWGGTYLGDDNTINVHISNLRAKMAAVTEEEYIRTIWGIGFKLV from the coding sequence GTGAACAACGCTAATCTCAGCGTACTTGTAGTAGAAGATGATGCTGATATTAACCGCCTGCTGTGCCGGATGCTGACAGGTGAAGGACTGAACGCTGTACCTGCATTCTCGGGGAGTGAAGCCTCCCTCAGAATGTCGCTGGAGGACTACCAGCTGATCCTGATGGACCTGATGCTGCCGGGAATCACAGGCGAGTCGCTGATTGCGCAGATCCGCGCACAGTCTACTGTTCCCATTATTGTAATCTCGGCCAAAAGCGCGCTGGAGGACAAGGTGAGCCTGCTGCGTCTGGGAGCGGATGATTATATTACCAAGCCATTTGACCAGGAGGAGGTGTTGGCCAGAGTGTACGCGCAGCTCCGCCGGCTGCAATATTCGCCTGCCGCAGGGTCTGACGGCGAGATACTCAAGGTACGCGGGCTGGTCATGGACAAACAGCGGCGGGAGGTTAGGCTGGAAGACCGGGTCCTGGCTTTAACCAAATACGAATTTGAGCTGCTGGCGGTGCTGATGTCGAGGCCGGATCATATTTTCTCCAAAAGCGAGCTGTACCGGCAGATCTGGGGCGGCACGTACCTGGGAGACGATAACACCATTAATGTACATATCAGCAATCTGCGGGCCAAAATGGCCGCAGTCACGGAAGAGGAGTATATCCGCACGATCTGGGGCATCGGGTTCAAGCTCGTATAA
- a CDS encoding ABC transporter permease gives MLNLMKSEQYRFVRTKNYYYYGLLCVVLMVAAAITLMVFHQSVPDFPYGNERFFYRNVLSMMPVVFALLSIFTGVLMGDNKHVLKNTVAYGFSRRSIYTAKLLVTLAGFLLFALVLVGISVLLGSKLLLRSYEYALTEYCQMLLGMLPIMIAGVTTYFCINAVMNKNAQISTVFLLIYFLPHMILSALKGRFTWAAWLYSHSPAYYLFNAYDLGTYPAWEPWVTGMVCTLFFYVLGLYLFRKEEF, from the coding sequence ATGCTTAATCTGATGAAAAGTGAGCAGTACCGTTTTGTCCGCACCAAGAACTATTATTATTACGGGTTGCTCTGTGTGGTGCTAATGGTTGCTGCCGCCATAACGCTCATGGTCTTTCATCAGTCTGTGCCGGATTTTCCCTATGGGAATGAGCGATTCTTCTACCGTAATGTGCTGTCTATGATGCCGGTGGTATTCGCCTTGCTGTCTATTTTTACCGGGGTCCTGATGGGGGATAACAAGCATGTGCTCAAAAATACCGTAGCCTACGGCTTCAGCAGACGCTCGATCTACACCGCCAAGCTGCTGGTTACACTGGCCGGCTTCCTGCTGTTCGCGCTCGTTCTGGTCGGGATCTCGGTCCTGCTCGGTTCGAAGCTGCTGCTGCGCAGCTATGAATATGCGCTAACTGAATACTGCCAGATGCTGCTTGGTATGCTGCCTATTATGATTGCCGGTGTAACCACCTACTTCTGTATCAACGCTGTGATGAACAAGAATGCACAGATATCTACCGTGTTCCTGCTGATCTATTTCCTGCCCCACATGATTCTGAGCGCGCTGAAAGGCAGATTTACCTGGGCGGCCTGGCTCTACAGTCATAGCCCTGCTTATTATTTGTTCAATGCCTACGATTTGGGGACCTATCCTGCCTGGGAGCCGTGGGTTACAGGAATGGTGTGTACGCTGTTCTTTTATGTATTGGGATTGTATCTGTTCAGGAAGGAAGAGTTCTAA
- a CDS encoding ABC transporter ATP-binding protein, which produces MMHCILEIKALNKTYQEAYALRDINLQIESGDIVALIGKNGAGKTTLFKCITEQVFPSAGTITLYGHRDDAGLRKGRRSIGAMIEEPAFFPDFTARQNLEYFRLQRGLAGKDSIEQALKEVNLLQAANKKFKAFSLGMKQRLGLALALMTRPELLILDEPTNGLDPEGKAEIRQLLQTLNEEKRVTILISSHVLSELQSVATRYIFMDQGKIVEQLTAEELLQKTRRNVEIVVDNSGKASTVLEQHFPGIPYRILPGHRILLSGGMDKTDQLNRVLHAQGVSVFSITATGGDLEEYYLGLLGGERHA; this is translated from the coding sequence ATGATGCATTGTATATTGGAGATTAAGGCGCTCAATAAGACCTATCAGGAAGCTTATGCGCTCCGGGATATTAACCTGCAGATTGAGTCAGGGGATATCGTAGCACTGATCGGTAAAAATGGCGCAGGCAAAACCACGCTGTTCAAATGTATTACAGAGCAGGTGTTTCCGTCGGCAGGCACGATTACGCTCTACGGACACCGGGATGACGCCGGTCTGCGGAAGGGGCGCCGGAGCATCGGGGCGATGATTGAAGAGCCGGCGTTCTTCCCGGACTTCACGGCCAGGCAGAACCTGGAGTACTTCCGCCTGCAGAGGGGGCTGGCCGGTAAGGATTCCATAGAGCAGGCGCTTAAGGAGGTCAATCTGCTTCAAGCCGCAAACAAGAAATTCAAAGCCTTCTCCCTCGGGATGAAGCAGCGGCTGGGACTTGCGCTTGCGCTGATGACCCGCCCTGAGCTGCTAATTCTGGATGAACCGACCAATGGCCTTGACCCGGAGGGGAAGGCGGAGATCCGCCAGCTCCTGCAGACCCTGAATGAAGAGAAGAGGGTCACGATCCTCATCTCAAGTCACGTATTGTCTGAGCTGCAGAGTGTGGCTACCCGTTATATTTTCATGGATCAGGGGAAGATTGTAGAGCAATTGACGGCAGAAGAGCTGCTGCAGAAGACCAGAAGAAATGTAGAGATTGTTGTGGATAACAGCGGCAAGGCCTCTACGGTTCTGGAACAGCATTTCCCGGGGATTCCGTACCGGATTCTGCCGGGACACCGGATTCTGCTCTCCGGCGGTATGGATAAGACCGATCAGCTCAACCGGGTGCTCCATGCCCAAGGCGTCAGCGTGTTCTCCATTACAGCCACCGGCGGGGATTTGGAAGAATACTACCTGGGTCTGCTGGGAGGTGAGCGTCATGCTTAA
- the yicI gene encoding alpha-xylosidase: MKFTDGLWLVRDGITINGAVQNYVVEKTEEGLTAITQTTPITGRSATLNSTLLTVKFHSPLPGVVGVKIIHNDGVIDRGPSFELTEGTGDHVQIEESEAQTVLISGGLRVVINKGTHWSVDFYRGDERITGSGFKSMAYITDQNGNTFMREELDLGVGEFVYGLGERFTAFVKNGQVVDLWNKDGGTSSEQAYKNVPFYVTSKGYGVFVNHPELVSYEIASEKVKKAQFSVAGESLEYFVIDGPTIKEVITKYTSLTGKPALPPAWSFGLWLTTSFTTDYDEATVNSFVEGMAERDLPLHVFHFDCFWMREYQWTDFQWDSRVFPDPVGMLKRLHDKGLKICVWINSYIGQRSPLFEEGKKNGYLLKRPNGDVYQTDLWQAGMGLVDFTNPAACEWYAGYLRDLVDMGVDSFKTDFGERIPTDVVYFDGSDPYKMHNYYTQLYNKVVFEVLEEKLGKNEAAVFARSATAGGQQFPVHWGGDCYADYESMAESLRGGLSLGLSGFGFWSHDIGGFENTAPAHVFKRWLAFGLLSSHSRLHGSTSYRVPWAYDDEAVDVTRFFTKLKCSLMPYLYDVAGQAHEQGWASMRAMVMEFPEDPTCEVLDRQYMLGDSLLVAPIFQENGEVKYYLPAGRWTHLLNGETVQGGSWRKEKHDFFSLPLFVRQNALLAVGSVDNRPDYDFADGVKLSLYSLEDGKTAAATVRDINGAPELKVEAVRSGSTVTVTAEGSGKAFTFAVKDLGAIASVDGAAQADETTVSVGAGAKSVSFTITLK; the protein is encoded by the coding sequence ATGAAATTTACAGACGGTCTCTGGCTGGTCCGGGACGGGATTACAATTAATGGTGCAGTGCAGAACTACGTGGTCGAGAAAACAGAGGAAGGCCTGACCGCCATCACGCAGACGACTCCCATCACGGGACGTTCGGCTACCCTCAACTCCACGCTGCTGACGGTGAAATTCCATTCCCCGCTTCCGGGTGTGGTGGGAGTCAAGATTATTCATAACGACGGAGTGATTGACCGGGGGCCTTCGTTTGAGCTGACCGAGGGAACGGGAGATCATGTTCAGATTGAAGAGAGCGAAGCACAGACGGTGCTGATCAGCGGCGGACTCCGTGTCGTCATCAACAAAGGCACCCACTGGTCGGTGGACTTCTACCGCGGCGATGAGCGGATTACCGGCAGCGGCTTCAAGTCGATGGCTTATATTACAGATCAGAACGGCAACACCTTCATGCGGGAGGAGCTGGATCTCGGTGTCGGCGAATTCGTCTATGGTCTGGGCGAGCGCTTTACGGCTTTTGTCAAAAATGGACAGGTTGTCGATCTGTGGAACAAAGACGGCGGCACAAGCTCCGAGCAGGCGTACAAGAACGTTCCGTTCTATGTGACGAGCAAGGGTTACGGCGTCTTCGTGAACCATCCGGAGCTGGTCTCCTATGAAATCGCTTCAGAGAAGGTGAAGAAGGCTCAGTTCAGCGTAGCGGGCGAGAGCCTGGAATACTTCGTAATCGACGGGCCAACCATTAAAGAGGTAATCACCAAATACACTTCCCTGACCGGCAAGCCTGCGCTGCCTCCCGCCTGGAGCTTCGGGCTGTGGCTGACCACTTCGTTCACGACGGACTACGATGAAGCAACGGTCAATTCCTTCGTGGAGGGGATGGCGGAGCGCGATCTGCCGCTGCATGTGTTCCACTTCGACTGCTTCTGGATGCGCGAATACCAGTGGACCGATTTCCAGTGGGATTCCCGCGTGTTCCCGGACCCGGTGGGGATGCTGAAGCGTCTGCATGACAAGGGGCTGAAGATCTGCGTCTGGATCAACTCCTATATCGGGCAGCGTTCCCCGCTGTTTGAAGAAGGCAAGAAGAACGGCTATCTGCTGAAACGGCCGAACGGCGACGTCTATCAGACCGACCTGTGGCAAGCGGGCATGGGGCTGGTCGACTTCACGAACCCTGCAGCCTGCGAATGGTATGCCGGTTATCTGCGCGATCTGGTGGATATGGGCGTAGACAGCTTCAAGACCGACTTCGGTGAGCGGATTCCAACGGATGTGGTCTATTTTGACGGCTCTGATCCGTACAAGATGCATAACTACTATACCCAGTTGTATAACAAGGTTGTATTCGAGGTGCTGGAAGAGAAGCTCGGCAAAAATGAAGCCGCCGTCTTCGCACGCTCCGCCACCGCCGGCGGCCAGCAGTTCCCGGTTCACTGGGGCGGCGACTGCTACGCCGACTATGAATCGATGGCCGAGAGTCTGCGCGGCGGCCTGTCGCTCGGCCTCTCCGGCTTCGGCTTCTGGAGCCACGACATCGGCGGGTTCGAGAACACCGCTCCGGCCCATGTGTTCAAGCGCTGGCTGGCCTTCGGCCTGCTCTCCAGCCACAGCCGGCTGCACGGCAGCACCTCGTACCGTGTGCCTTGGGCGTATGACGATGAGGCCGTGGACGTTACCCGCTTCTTCACCAAGCTCAAATGCAGCCTGATGCCATACCTGTATGATGTCGCCGGACAGGCGCATGAGCAGGGCTGGGCTTCGATGCGGGCGATGGTGATGGAATTCCCGGAAGATCCGACCTGTGAGGTGCTGGACCGCCAGTACATGCTGGGGGATTCCCTGCTGGTTGCTCCGATCTTCCAGGAGAACGGCGAAGTGAAGTACTATCTGCCGGCTGGACGCTGGACACACCTGCTGAATGGTGAGACTGTACAGGGCGGATCATGGCGCAAGGAGAAGCATGACTTCTTCAGCCTGCCACTGTTCGTGCGGCAGAATGCTTTGCTAGCTGTAGGCAGCGTGGATAACCGGCCGGATTATGATTTTGCTGATGGCGTGAAGCTCAGCCTGTACTCCCTGGAGGACGGGAAGACGGCGGCAGCCACTGTCCGCGACATCAACGGCGCGCCTGAGCTGAAGGTTGAAGCGGTACGCAGCGGCAGCACGGTAACCGTAACGGCTGAGGGCAGCGGCAAAGCCTTCACCTTCGCGGTGAAGGACCTCGGCGCTATTGCTTCGGTGGATGGCGCGGCGCAGGCCGATGAGACGACCGTGAGTGTGGGTGCGGGCGCGAAGTCGGTATCGTTCACGATTACGCTGAAGTAA
- a CDS encoding AraC family transcriptional regulator has protein sequence MDRTSQRLLKEDREHGDAMFPLAAYWIELPAGAHVLDTHWHEEAEFFLLLEGEILFQVDTDYFTLRPGEAVFIESGDIHAAYALADTPCRFCALVFHPDLLASAQYDTIQQTVILPLQEKRQSFPRHLTASVPWQAELLLHLNHMMKAYEQQMPGFESFIKGTLLIMLSQIALPGRSVNHSPSEGADNTKADRLKKAILYIQDHYQEPIRTRDLAGLIPMSEGQFCRFFKSMTRKTPVDYINSYRVRQAAALLQQSDRKISGIAMDVGFDNVSYFIKVFRKAMNCSPSEFRKNTGLTAGQNMLYP, from the coding sequence ATGGACCGCACCTCGCAGCGCCTGCTGAAGGAAGACCGCGAGCACGGAGACGCCATGTTCCCCCTCGCCGCCTATTGGATCGAGCTGCCGGCCGGAGCGCATGTTCTGGATACCCACTGGCATGAGGAGGCTGAGTTCTTCCTGCTGCTGGAGGGAGAGATTCTGTTCCAGGTGGATACCGACTATTTCACGCTCCGCCCCGGCGAGGCTGTGTTCATTGAGTCCGGCGATATCCATGCCGCTTATGCGCTTGCGGATACACCTTGCCGCTTCTGCGCACTGGTCTTCCACCCTGATCTTCTGGCCAGCGCCCAATATGATACCATCCAGCAGACCGTCATTCTGCCGCTTCAGGAGAAACGCCAGAGCTTCCCGCGCCACCTTACCGCGTCCGTGCCCTGGCAGGCGGAGCTGCTGCTGCATCTGAACCATATGATGAAGGCCTATGAACAGCAGATGCCAGGATTCGAGTCTTTTATCAAAGGCACCCTGCTGATCATGCTCTCGCAGATTGCGCTGCCCGGACGTTCGGTGAACCACAGCCCCTCGGAGGGGGCGGATAATACGAAGGCGGACCGGCTGAAGAAGGCCATTCTCTATATCCAGGACCACTATCAGGAGCCGATCCGCACGCGCGACCTGGCCGGGCTGATTCCGATGAGCGAAGGACAATTCTGCCGTTTCTTCAAAAGCATGACCCGCAAGACGCCTGTAGACTATATCAACTCCTACCGGGTCCGCCAGGCCGCAGCGCTTCTGCAGCAGAGTGACCGCAAAATCTCCGGCATCGCCATGGACGTCGGCTTCGACAACGTGAGCTACTTCATCAAAGTGTTCCGCAAGGCGATGAACTGCTCTCCCTCTGAATTCCGCAAGAATACCGGCCTGACCGCCGGGCAGAACATGTTGTATCCTTAG